A genomic region of Metopolophium dirhodum isolate CAU chromosome 1, ASM1992520v1, whole genome shotgun sequence contains the following coding sequences:
- the LOC132936269 gene encoding U3 small nucleolar RNA-associated protein 6 homolog isoform X1: MAESVQRRKENFINGELPLLNSVFNDDHVGYIVYQRQSHEHRVTRRNRSKSDFINFINFLKSVIKEVKKMNPDSNTFKLINLHNNKIILLYRAALKYFNYDLSVWTKYIQFLMKHKNPTMVQKVIDRTLLLHGKISDSLYIYAIEIEIGFLRNIQKAREMYTSGLQLHKYSSNLYFEAFNCELTNSKMLIQEVLKSGKELDSYDPALDVSLAKVIFESAVQNVKEDTDLFFQMYHAAIQYHFSLDLSKEIKKFMSTTFNMDPNYWDTLALNELFETTNTYQNMNIIKCLSRYNAALSIVDTDEMWDKYLITMIKILYDAGLTEINKIDLIKESLHCAHKKNKLKPNHYIHLIFNSKGSMPLDILDWAVEAYPNDIRILEVHIQFKLTNKDELVAYELFKENANEVSPTMWLIIIKYFSNKPQIWHIFNIAFGDESLCSNKVKKKIANEYLLWLSKNKSLNDARNAYLLLNTNNSCDASLCKTMVTLETGQQIIDVSRIRQHFTLACMQFGKTDIDLWMERIYFELNYGSLKLVITTYHQALKTLNNEESHKFAELLKEYSTLNSICNP, encoded by the exons ATGGCGGAATCAGTACAAAGACGCAAGGAGAATTTTATAAATGGAGAACTTCCATTACTTAATTCGGTCTTTAACGATGATCATGTGGG ttatatagtgtATCAACGACAAAGTCATGAGCATAGAGTAACGCGTCGAAACAGAAGCAAGtcagattttattaatttcatcaattttttgaaatctGTTATCAAGGAAGTTAAAAAG ATGAATCCagattcaaatacttttaaactcATTAATCTTCACAATAACAAAATCATTCTTCTTTATCGTGCGGctcttaaatatttcaattatgatCTATCAGTCTGGACTAAATACATCCAATTCCTGATGAAACAT aaaaatccaACAATGGTACAGAAAGTTATAGACCGTACCTTGTTATTACATGGTAAGATTTCAGATTCATTGTATATTTATGCAATAGAAATAGAGATTggatttttaagaaatatcCAAAAAGCAAGAGAAATGTATACTAGTGGATTACAATTACATAAGTAttcatcaaatttatattttgaagcttTTAATTGTGAACTTACTAATTCAAAAATGCTCATTCAAGAGGTGTTGAAATCAg gaaAAGAGCTGGATTCATATGATCCTGCGTTAGATGTTTCTCTAGCCAAAGTTATTTTTGAATCAGCCGTTCAAAATGTAAAAGAGGACACTGATCTTTTCTTTCAAATGTATCATGCAGCTATTCAATATCATTTTTCTTTAGATTTATCTAAAGAAatcaaaaa atttaTGTCAACTACATTTAACATGGATCCAAATTATTGGGATACTTTGGCTTTAAATGAACTGTTTGAAACTACTAACACCTATCAAAACatgaatattat aaaatgtctTAGTAGATATAACGCTGCATTGTCAATAGTTGATACTGATGAGATGTGGGATAAGTATTTAATCACtatgatcaaaatattatatgatgctGGTCttacagaaattaataaaatcgatttaattaaagaatctCTTCATTGCGCTcacaagaaaaataaattgaaaccaAATCATTATATTCATTTG atatttaattcaaaaggtTCAATGCCCCTGGACATTTTAGATTGGGCCGTTGAAGCATATCCAAATGACATACGTATCTTAGAAGtgcatatacaatttaaattaaccaATAAAGATGAACTAGTTGCTTACGagttatttaaagaaaatgcTAATGAAGTTTCACCCACTATGtggcttataattattaaatatttttcaaataaaccaCAGATATGGCATATTTTCAACATAGCATTTGGAGATGAATCTTTGTGTTctaacaaagtaaaaaaaaagattgcaaATGAGTATTTGTTGtggttaagtaaaaataaatctttgaaTGATGCTCGAAATGCATACTTGTTGTTGAACACAAACAACAGTTGTGATGCAAGTCTGTGCAAGACTATGGTAACTCTAGAAACTGGACAACAAATAATAGACGTCAGCAGGATTAGGCAGCATTTTACTTTAGCATGCATGCAGTTTGGTAAAACCGATATCG ATTTGTGGATGGAACGAATTTACTTTGAGCTAAATTACGGGTCACTAAAACTTGTTATCACAACATATCACCAAGCGCTGAAAACTTTGAATAATGAGGAGTCTCATAAATTTGCTGAATTACTGAAGGAGTATTCTACGTTAAATTCAATTTGTAACCCTtga
- the LOC132936269 gene encoding U3 small nucleolar RNA-associated protein 6 homolog isoform X2 codes for MAESVQRRKENFINGELPLLNSVFNDDHVGYIVYQRQSHEHRVTRRNRSKSDFINFINFLKSVIKEVKKMNPDSNTFKLINLHNNKIILLYRAALKYFNYDLSVWTKYIQFLMKHKNPTMVQKVIDRTLLLHGKISDSLYIYAIEIEIGFLRNIQKAREMYTSGLQLHKYSSNLYFEAFNCELTNSKMLIQEVLKSGKELDSYDPALDVSLAKVIFESAVQNVKEDTDLFFQMYHAAIQYHFSLDLSKEIKKKCLSRYNAALSIVDTDEMWDKYLITMIKILYDAGLTEINKIDLIKESLHCAHKKNKLKPNHYIHLIFNSKGSMPLDILDWAVEAYPNDIRILEVHIQFKLTNKDELVAYELFKENANEVSPTMWLIIIKYFSNKPQIWHIFNIAFGDESLCSNKVKKKIANEYLLWLSKNKSLNDARNAYLLLNTNNSCDASLCKTMVTLETGQQIIDVSRIRQHFTLACMQFGKTDIDLWMERIYFELNYGSLKLVITTYHQALKTLNNEESHKFAELLKEYSTLNSICNP; via the exons ATGGCGGAATCAGTACAAAGACGCAAGGAGAATTTTATAAATGGAGAACTTCCATTACTTAATTCGGTCTTTAACGATGATCATGTGGG ttatatagtgtATCAACGACAAAGTCATGAGCATAGAGTAACGCGTCGAAACAGAAGCAAGtcagattttattaatttcatcaattttttgaaatctGTTATCAAGGAAGTTAAAAAG ATGAATCCagattcaaatacttttaaactcATTAATCTTCACAATAACAAAATCATTCTTCTTTATCGTGCGGctcttaaatatttcaattatgatCTATCAGTCTGGACTAAATACATCCAATTCCTGATGAAACAT aaaaatccaACAATGGTACAGAAAGTTATAGACCGTACCTTGTTATTACATGGTAAGATTTCAGATTCATTGTATATTTATGCAATAGAAATAGAGATTggatttttaagaaatatcCAAAAAGCAAGAGAAATGTATACTAGTGGATTACAATTACATAAGTAttcatcaaatttatattttgaagcttTTAATTGTGAACTTACTAATTCAAAAATGCTCATTCAAGAGGTGTTGAAATCAg gaaAAGAGCTGGATTCATATGATCCTGCGTTAGATGTTTCTCTAGCCAAAGTTATTTTTGAATCAGCCGTTCAAAATGTAAAAGAGGACACTGATCTTTTCTTTCAAATGTATCATGCAGCTATTCAATATCATTTTTCTTTAGATTTATCTAAAGAAatcaaaaa aaaatgtctTAGTAGATATAACGCTGCATTGTCAATAGTTGATACTGATGAGATGTGGGATAAGTATTTAATCACtatgatcaaaatattatatgatgctGGTCttacagaaattaataaaatcgatttaattaaagaatctCTTCATTGCGCTcacaagaaaaataaattgaaaccaAATCATTATATTCATTTG atatttaattcaaaaggtTCAATGCCCCTGGACATTTTAGATTGGGCCGTTGAAGCATATCCAAATGACATACGTATCTTAGAAGtgcatatacaatttaaattaaccaATAAAGATGAACTAGTTGCTTACGagttatttaaagaaaatgcTAATGAAGTTTCACCCACTATGtggcttataattattaaatatttttcaaataaaccaCAGATATGGCATATTTTCAACATAGCATTTGGAGATGAATCTTTGTGTTctaacaaagtaaaaaaaaagattgcaaATGAGTATTTGTTGtggttaagtaaaaataaatctttgaaTGATGCTCGAAATGCATACTTGTTGTTGAACACAAACAACAGTTGTGATGCAAGTCTGTGCAAGACTATGGTAACTCTAGAAACTGGACAACAAATAATAGACGTCAGCAGGATTAGGCAGCATTTTACTTTAGCATGCATGCAGTTTGGTAAAACCGATATCG ATTTGTGGATGGAACGAATTTACTTTGAGCTAAATTACGGGTCACTAAAACTTGTTATCACAACATATCACCAAGCGCTGAAAACTTTGAATAATGAGGAGTCTCATAAATTTGCTGAATTACTGAAGGAGTATTCTACGTTAAATTCAATTTGTAACCCTtga